The Arachis hypogaea cultivar Tifrunner chromosome 14, arahy.Tifrunner.gnm2.J5K5, whole genome shotgun sequence genome has a segment encoding these proteins:
- the LOC114925188 gene encoding protein FAR1-RELATED SEQUENCE 5-like has protein sequence MKDVGLWTISKVVLNHSHPCCPDHAEMLKQHRELSMFVCRTIETHEEAGIRPSKTYQSFVAAAGSDRELGFIEKDVRNYITREVRNIFEEDDAKEFGKAAFDYFRDVVSFDTTYNTNMYSVHSYIFFMFSECIYFGSPRSACFLCKYNLVLDSFVGMNHHGQSTILGCALMENEDIQSFKWLFECWLRCMGGKALKGILTDQCASIQRAIELCMPTTIHRWCIWYIMKKIPSKLNGYKGHNEIKQEMSHVVWNSYTKEAFDRNWIDFLRKYGHGGNKWLSGD, from the exons ATGAAGGATGTTGGTCTTTGGACAATTTCTAAAGTTGTTTTGAATCACTCACATCCTTGTTGTCCAGACCATGCTgagatgctcaaacaacacagggAGCTTAGCATGTTTGTGTGTCGCACCATCGAAACCCACGAGGAAGCCGGAATCAGAccgagcaaaacttaccaatcatttgtggcAGCAGCTGGCAGTGACCGTGAACTAGGTTTTAttgaaaaggatgtgaggaattacatcacaAGAGAAGTACGGAATATTTTCGAAGAAGacgatgccaaagaatttgggaa GGCTGCATTTGATTATTTCAGAGACGtggtttcatttgacaccacctataACACAAACATGTATTCGGTtcattcatatatattttttatgttcagTGAGTGTATATATTTCGGTTCACCACGGTCTGCTTGTTTTTTATGCAAGTACAATTTGGTTTTAGATTCTTTTGTGGGCATGAATCACCATGGCCAGTCGACAATTCTTGGATGCGCGCTGATGGAAAATGAGGATatccaatcattcaaatggctatTTGAGTGTTGGCTACGTTGCATGGGAGGGAAGGCACTAAAAGGTATTCTTACCGATCAATGCGCATCGATTCAAAGGGCAATTGAGCTgtgcatgccaacaacaattcaccgctGGTGCATCTGGTACATTATGAAGAAGATCCCAAGCAAATTAAATGGCTACAAGGGACACaatgaaattaaacaagagatgagccatgttgtttggaactcgtaCACAAAAGAAGCATTTGACAGAAACTGGATCGATTTCCTCAGAAAGTACGGCCACGGaggcaacaagtggctttcaggtgaTTGA